In Streptomyces sp. NBC_01439, the following are encoded in one genomic region:
- a CDS encoding 3-oxoacyl-ACP reductase family protein, whose protein sequence is MDSNNSVALVTGGSRGIGAAVALRLAEDGADVAITYVHDAEAAAEVVGKVEALGRRALAVRADIGDPEAAAAAVERVVTEFGRLDVLVNNAGVGVIGPLAELAPADVERVLAVNVRGVFLTTQAAAGHLGPGGRVITIGSCMTQRVPGPGGTLYAMSKSALTGFNKALARELGGLGITANVVHPGPVDTDMNPADGPYAGTQAALTALGRFGMPREVASVVSFLAGEEAAYVTGAEFAVDGGHAA, encoded by the coding sequence ATGGACAGCAACAACAGCGTGGCCCTGGTGACCGGTGGGAGCCGGGGGATCGGGGCTGCCGTCGCACTGCGGCTCGCCGAGGACGGGGCCGACGTCGCGATCACCTACGTCCACGACGCCGAGGCCGCGGCCGAGGTGGTCGGGAAGGTGGAGGCGCTCGGGCGGCGGGCCCTGGCCGTACGGGCCGACATCGGGGATCCGGAGGCCGCCGCAGCCGCGGTGGAGCGGGTCGTGACGGAGTTCGGGCGGCTGGACGTCCTGGTGAACAACGCCGGGGTGGGGGTGATCGGGCCGCTGGCGGAGCTGGCCCCGGCCGACGTGGAGCGCGTGCTCGCGGTCAACGTGCGCGGGGTGTTCCTCACGACGCAGGCGGCGGCCGGGCACCTGGGACCCGGCGGGCGGGTCATCACCATCGGCAGTTGCATGACCCAGCGGGTGCCGGGGCCGGGCGGGACGCTCTACGCGATGAGCAAGTCGGCTCTGACCGGGTTCAACAAGGCCCTGGCCCGGGAGTTGGGCGGGCTCGGGATCACCGCGAACGTCGTGCACCCGGGGCCGGTGGACACGGACATGAACCCGGCGGACGGACCGTACGCGGGGACGCAGGCGGCGCTGACGGCCCTCGGGCGGTTCGGCATGCCGCGGGAGGTGGCGTCCGTCGTGTCCTTCCTCGCGGGCGAGGAGGCCGCGTACGTGACGGGGGCGGAGTTCGCAGTGGACGGCGGGCACGCCGCGTAG